In Xylanivirga thermophila, the following proteins share a genomic window:
- a CDS encoding cytochrome c biogenesis protein — MPNLCFNSKKFIISFSLCIIVIIIILSIYIHTNNKSIQTVDVTYFYNNPCEACDEEGKFITVFNEALGSDKDRIKPNLRMYNTFKKDNHIYINRYFDAYEVPKNKRNTPIVFIGKTYISGQTAIYERLRDATLDQRGNKNLEIGSEISSKEKQGYNIIKDHNSPTLIYFYTSSCSSCCNVRSLLKGLPSNVVIKQYDISTDNNVDMAKEYFELYKVPKKRQMVPIVFIDDTYLAGFKDIRDNIYDLLPSSFNTLEICQNNDELMHKGDTKDYSLWSAFATGLLNGINPCSLSMLLFFLSILINADQNVMQLGILYCTGKFIMYLFLGICLYEALSYIDISTVEKVVKILMITIIFIMAGGNIMDYVAAKHQKYDKIKMQLPKHFRKWNHNLLKKVMSPKNTKMLGIIAFTMGALISIGEFLCTGQIYLASIVYMINGAQGIINIKILCCFIVYCIAFVAPLLLLTYAIYKGKEIFEVSEFVRAKLPAIKLVNAIFFILFGIWIIL, encoded by the coding sequence ATGCCAAATCTATGTTTTAACAGCAAGAAATTCATAATATCATTTAGTTTGTGTATTATTGTCATTATTATAATTTTATCAATTTATATACATACAAATAATAAATCCATTCAAACAGTAGATGTAACCTATTTTTATAATAATCCTTGTGAAGCATGTGATGAAGAAGGTAAATTTATAACGGTTTTTAATGAGGCATTAGGTTCGGATAAGGACAGGATAAAGCCAAACTTAAGGATGTACAACACATTTAAAAAAGATAATCATATTTATATTAATAGATATTTTGATGCCTATGAGGTACCAAAAAATAAGAGAAATACCCCTATAGTCTTTATAGGAAAAACTTATATTTCAGGCCAAACTGCTATTTATGAGCGCCTAAGAGATGCTACTTTAGATCAACGGGGCAATAAGAATCTTGAGATAGGTAGTGAAATTTCATCTAAAGAGAAACAGGGATATAATATAATAAAAGATCATAATAGCCCTACTTTAATATATTTTTATACATCCTCCTGTTCATCATGCTGTAATGTAAGAAGCTTATTAAAAGGTTTGCCGTCGAATGTAGTTATAAAACAATATGATATATCGACAGATAATAATGTAGATATGGCAAAAGAATATTTTGAATTATATAAGGTGCCTAAAAAACGTCAGATGGTTCCCATTGTATTTATAGATGATACATATCTTGCTGGATTTAAAGATATACGAGATAATATATATGATCTTCTACCTAGTTCTTTCAATACCCTGGAGATATGTCAGAATAATGATGAGTTAATGCATAAAGGTGATACAAAGGATTATAGTCTTTGGAGCGCCTTTGCTACTGGATTGCTAAATGGAATTAATCCATGCTCACTATCCATGCTGTTATTCTTTTTATCCATATTAATAAATGCTGACCAAAATGTGATGCAATTAGGAATCTTATATTGTACTGGTAAGTTTATAATGTATCTTTTTTTGGGTATATGTCTTTATGAAGCGTTGTCATATATAGACATTTCTACAGTTGAAAAAGTAGTTAAAATATTGATGATAACAATCATTTTTATTATGGCTGGAGGCAATATAATGGATTATGTTGCAGCAAAACATCAAAAATATGATAAAATAAAGATGCAATTGCCTAAGCATTTTAGGAAATGGAATCATAATCTATTAAAAAAAGTAATGAGCCCAAAAAACACTAAAATGCTAGGAATCATAGCATTTACCATGGGTGCATTGATTTCTATAGGTGAGTTTTTATGTACTGGACAAATATATCTTGCATCTATAGTCTATATGATAAATGGAGCTCAAGGGATCATTAATATAAAAATTTTATGCTGTTTTATAGTTTATTGTATAGCTTTTGTTGCACCGCTTTTGCTGTTAACATATGCAATATATAAAGGTAAAGAGATATTTGAAGTATCAGAGTTTGTAAGAGCTAAACTACCTGCAATAAAATTAGTAAATGCTATCTTTTTTATATTATTCGGGATATGGATAATATTATAA
- a CDS encoding ABC transporter substrate-binding protein produces MKRLICFALAIVLILSLVITGCGNKEDSQANKDSSKSADSQGGNANESKKNEIGGEKVKVTKPGTFPIVEESTTLNIMVTDNVSVEDFATNEFTKWYEEKTKVHIDWSILPANGADEKLNLVLAGQDYPDVFMDCPIDTTQVMNYGKQGIFIPLNDYIEKYGVEVKKLFNDMEYVKNLLTFPDGKIYSMPYVNQCYHCSMAQKMWIYKPWLEKLNLDMPTTTDDFYEVLKVFHDKDPNGNGKKDEVPLAGANNGWFSEIDGFLMCPFVYNDGRNRMIIKDGNLDVTFNKPGWKEGLKYMHKLYKEGLMAPESFTQDADQLKQMGENPDTVVLGTAPGGHTGVFTQFYGESGRWLEYEAIPPLKGPNGYSSCYYNPFGVGVTSFIVTKKCEIPEVAVRWADGMYDRETTLRSVFGRLDEEWGWAGDEEIGINGKKAIYKTLKPWTEGVQNVCWMQSGPSLRTNELRLGEVANPDEPLETILYKETNEKYDPHKPNINSIVPPLAFTEEQANEIADFKKTINDYVNEMLARFVTGDADIDKDWDSYLKELENMNLKRYIDLSQEAYDAKYKK; encoded by the coding sequence ATGAAAAGGCTTATTTGTTTTGCGTTGGCTATTGTATTGATATTAAGTCTGGTTATAACAGGATGTGGCAATAAAGAAGATAGCCAGGCAAATAAAGACAGTTCAAAATCAGCTGATAGTCAAGGAGGAAATGCTAACGAATCAAAGAAAAATGAAATTGGTGGGGAAAAGGTAAAAGTTACAAAACCAGGTACTTTCCCTATAGTTGAGGAATCAACTACTCTAAATATAATGGTAACTGATAACGTAAGTGTAGAAGATTTTGCTACAAATGAATTTACAAAATGGTATGAAGAAAAAACCAAAGTGCATATTGATTGGAGCATTCTTCCTGCAAATGGTGCAGATGAGAAATTAAATCTTGTATTAGCAGGGCAGGATTACCCGGATGTATTTATGGATTGCCCCATAGATACTACACAGGTTATGAATTATGGAAAACAAGGTATATTTATCCCGTTAAATGATTATATTGAGAAATATGGTGTAGAGGTAAAAAAATTATTTAATGATATGGAATATGTAAAGAATTTGCTTACATTTCCCGATGGGAAAATATATTCCATGCCATATGTAAATCAATGTTATCATTGTAGCATGGCTCAAAAAATGTGGATTTACAAGCCATGGCTAGAAAAATTGAATTTAGATATGCCTACTACTACAGATGATTTTTATGAAGTACTAAAGGTATTTCACGACAAGGACCCAAATGGGAATGGCAAAAAAGATGAAGTGCCTTTGGCAGGTGCAAATAATGGATGGTTTTCTGAAATAGATGGATTTTTGATGTGCCCATTTGTATATAATGATGGAAGAAATAGAATGATCATAAAAGATGGTAATTTAGATGTAACATTTAATAAGCCTGGATGGAAAGAAGGACTAAAATACATGCATAAGCTGTATAAAGAAGGGTTAATGGCACCTGAAAGTTTCACCCAGGATGCCGATCAATTAAAGCAGATGGGTGAAAACCCGGATACAGTTGTGCTTGGAACAGCGCCTGGTGGACATACGGGAGTGTTTACTCAATTTTATGGAGAAAGTGGGAGATGGTTAGAGTATGAGGCAATACCTCCATTAAAAGGTCCAAATGGCTATAGCTCATGCTATTATAATCCATTTGGTGTAGGCGTTACTTCATTTATAGTAACTAAAAAATGCGAGATACCCGAAGTAGCAGTTAGGTGGGCAGATGGAATGTATGATCGAGAAACTACTCTTCGTTCAGTCTTTGGAAGATTAGACGAAGAATGGGGTTGGGCAGGGGATGAGGAAATTGGAATAAATGGCAAGAAAGCTATATATAAAACTCTTAAACCTTGGACAGAAGGTGTTCAGAATGTATGTTGGATGCAATCAGGTCCTAGTCTTCGTACAAATGAGTTAAGATTAGGAGAGGTAGCAAATCCTGATGAACCACTAGAAACAATACTATATAAAGAAACGAATGAAAAATATGATCCACATAAGCCTAATATAAATTCAATCGTACCACCTCTTGCTTTTACTGAAGAGCAGGCAAATGAAATTGCCGATTTTAAGAAAACAATAAATGACTATGTAAATGAAATGCTTGCTAGATTTGTTACAGGTGATGCAGATATCGATAAGGATTGGGATTCATATCTAAAAGAATTGGAGAATATGAATCTTAAAAGATATATTGACTTGTCCCAGGAAGCTTATGATGCTAAATATAAAAAATAA
- a CDS encoding carbohydrate ABC transporter permease, protein MVRQNDKNVIKQTASDRIFTFINILVLFISFIIVIYPLIYVLSSSFSSSHAVVSGKVWLLPIEPNLESYKVVFKHKSIMTGFYNSFFYMIVGTLINVIMTIMAAYPLSRKDFYGKNIFTFLFVFTMLFSGGLIPTYLLIRDLGMLDTRWALLIPEALSVWNVIITRTFFQSTIPDELLEASQLDGCSDFRFLMSIVIPLSGAIIAVNALFYAVWHWNSYFSALIYLQSPKRFPLQIILRNILIQNEIDESKLSMYDIRDAMNREALKVRLKYSLIVVASMPMLIIYPFVQRYFVQGIMIGSIKG, encoded by the coding sequence ATGGTAAGGCAAAATGATAAAAACGTTATAAAGCAGACTGCCAGTGATAGAATCTTTACATTTATAAATATTCTGGTACTCTTCATATCATTTATAATAGTAATATATCCTCTTATTTATGTGTTAAGCTCTTCTTTTAGTTCATCTCATGCAGTGGTCTCAGGTAAGGTATGGTTATTACCTATAGAGCCAAATTTAGAGAGTTATAAGGTAGTTTTCAAACATAAATCTATAATGACTGGATTTTATAATTCTTTTTTCTATATGATAGTGGGAACATTGATAAACGTTATTATGACCATTATGGCAGCATATCCATTATCTCGAAAAGATTTCTATGGGAAAAATATCTTTACTTTTTTATTTGTTTTTACTATGCTATTTAGCGGTGGATTAATTCCTACTTATTTACTTATTAGAGATTTGGGTATGTTGGATACTCGTTGGGCACTGCTTATACCGGAGGCGTTGAGTGTATGGAATGTAATAATAACAAGAACTTTTTTTCAATCAACTATACCAGATGAATTACTAGAGGCTTCTCAATTAGATGGATGTAGTGATTTTAGATTCTTAATGAGTATAGTAATTCCATTATCGGGGGCTATTATAGCAGTAAATGCACTTTTTTATGCAGTATGGCATTGGAACTCATATTTTTCTGCTCTTATATATCTGCAATCGCCAAAGCGTTTTCCACTACAGATTATACTCAGAAATATATTAATACAAAATGAAATAGATGAATCTAAATTATCAATGTATGACATAAGAGATGCCATGAACCGAGAGGCTTTAAAAGTACGTTTGAAGTATTCTCTTATAGTCGTTGCCAGTATGCCCATGCTTATTATATATCCTTTTGTACAAAGGTATTTCGTGCAAGGTATTATGATAGGCTCTATAAAAGGCTAG
- a CDS encoding ABC transporter permease, translated as MAKTVQSINRRSRKGGLDVKRFRKNWQLYIMFLLPLIYIIIFKYYPMYGAQIAFRDYNIAKDIEDSQWVGFKHFKRFFRSYEFKRLIKNTLGISLYSLSASFPFPIILALCLHYANNEKFKKTVQMVTYAPYFISSVVMVSMILQFLAPRTGIINNIRVLLGKSRVDFMGKPELFKTIYVWSGIWQGTGYSAIIYIASLTNIDQVLHEAAIIDGASKWQRMWYIDLRGILPTAVTILILNCGQILNVGFEKILLMQNSLNLRTSEVIDTYVYKVGLASNTVNFAYPTAIGLFKSIVGLFLIVIVNEIAKKVGENSLW; from the coding sequence GTGGCTAAAACAGTTCAATCAATTAATAGAAGATCTAGAAAAGGAGGATTAGATGTTAAACGATTTAGGAAAAATTGGCAGCTTTATATAATGTTTTTATTACCGCTTATATACATCATTATATTTAAATATTATCCTATGTATGGAGCGCAAATAGCTTTTCGTGATTATAATATAGCTAAGGATATTGAGGATAGCCAATGGGTAGGCTTTAAGCATTTTAAGAGATTTTTTAGGTCGTATGAATTTAAACGTCTTATAAAAAACACACTTGGAATAAGTCTGTATAGCCTATCGGCTAGTTTCCCTTTTCCAATCATATTAGCCCTTTGTCTTCATTATGCAAATAATGAAAAATTCAAAAAAACTGTTCAAATGGTCACTTATGCACCATATTTTATATCATCAGTTGTAATGGTAAGTATGATACTTCAATTTTTAGCACCGAGAACAGGTATAATAAATAACATTCGTGTGCTTCTTGGTAAATCTAGGGTTGATTTTATGGGTAAACCTGAACTTTTTAAAACTATATATGTATGGTCTGGCATATGGCAAGGGACCGGATACAGTGCAATAATTTACATTGCATCATTAACTAATATAGACCAAGTATTACATGAAGCTGCTATAATAGATGGTGCATCTAAATGGCAAAGAATGTGGTATATAGATCTTCGTGGTATACTTCCTACTGCAGTTACTATTCTCATATTAAACTGTGGTCAAATATTAAATGTTGGATTTGAGAAGATACTTCTTATGCAGAATTCTCTTAATCTAAGGACTTCAGAGGTAATTGACACATATGTATATAAAGTTGGGCTAGCATCAAATACAGTAAATTTTGCATATCCAACAGCAATTGGATTATTTAAGTCGATAGTTGGGCTTTTTCTAATAGTAATAGTAAATGAGATCGCAAAGAAAGTTGGTGAGAATAGTTTATGGTAA
- a CDS encoding AraC family transcriptional regulator translates to MNRSKLRFYKVFTKFIKYYLLILIIPVIFFTKTYLNTSTLIKNNCIEKNISGLNKVIDNIDEQIKYVNQIVKRLQCNPKIRKFMYVNNPFEGSNTYKLLVTKKELYDYTMINNFIFDYYIFFKNSNIVLSPTHIYKIDSFYKNYFCFNDMPYYKWYDTLFDQYSYQYFLPQNIVNINNKKYNVVTYLQSLGYPTDPDAVIAVLIKNEQMQSVLKNLDIDNGGWAYITDNEGRVLSYVSSNDGHIDIIEDIDFANEYGSFEKDINGEKMIITYEKSSFNAWRYVLVQPYNTVMAQLMYIEKVSLIHMIIAIIIGLVCASVMAYMTSKPVVSIVNTINSKSKNDQYMNQDAFNYISDAVSTLINDKDKLEDAIGIQNDFITNTFFERLLRGGFGWEPEIDTLMEHIGIQIGNGYYCVAVILICGYGISEIKDREILKELNFKMIIVNEVFGKILQDGCYIYNIKENMIASIFSSNIDDEAVIKDMVSNSIEKGVSMLADTYKIETKVSIGNIYNNKLDIYRSFSEAMQGIYFAVEKRCNYIVYSKDIPGDDSYYYPKEISNKLINSTKSGNQEEVEKTLLDIYKQNRIKRWIPNDMLKLLAMEMYVTLLNIKKDLSINYKMISNDIINMLNDIECVETFETFYQYLIDEYISICEIVNESKKSYNTQLINSIINFIKVNYYNNDLSLIMVADNFNLSEVYLSQFFKEQTSYNFSVYVENIRMNHARALLKNENISVSDVAKKVGYNSSSAFKRMHGITPREYRFMKPKG, encoded by the coding sequence ATGAATAGGAGTAAACTTCGTTTTTATAAGGTGTTTACTAAATTTATAAAATATTATCTTCTGATACTTATTATTCCTGTGATTTTTTTTACTAAAACATATCTTAATACGTCTACTTTGATAAAGAATAATTGTATAGAAAAGAATATTTCAGGTCTTAATAAGGTAATAGATAATATTGATGAACAAATAAAATATGTAAATCAAATAGTAAAAAGATTGCAATGTAATCCCAAGATTAGAAAGTTTATGTATGTGAATAATCCTTTTGAGGGTTCAAATACATATAAGCTTTTAGTTACGAAGAAGGAATTATATGATTATACCATGATAAATAATTTTATATTTGATTATTATATATTCTTTAAAAATAGTAATATAGTTTTATCGCCAACTCACATCTATAAAATAGATAGCTTCTATAAAAATTACTTTTGTTTTAATGATATGCCATACTATAAATGGTATGATACACTTTTTGATCAATACAGTTATCAATATTTTCTGCCTCAGAATATCGTTAATATAAATAATAAAAAATACAATGTAGTTACTTATTTGCAGTCTTTGGGTTATCCTACAGATCCTGATGCTGTTATAGCAGTTCTTATAAAAAATGAGCAAATGCAAAGTGTGCTAAAAAATTTGGATATAGATAATGGGGGATGGGCTTATATAACTGATAATGAAGGTCGGGTACTAAGTTATGTATCATCAAATGATGGTCACATAGATATAATAGAAGATATAGACTTTGCTAATGAATATGGATCATTTGAGAAGGATATAAATGGAGAAAAGATGATAATAACATATGAAAAGTCATCATTTAACGCTTGGCGTTATGTACTTGTACAACCATATAATACAGTAATGGCACAGTTAATGTATATAGAAAAAGTTAGCCTTATTCATATGATAATAGCTATTATAATAGGACTGGTTTGTGCATCAGTTATGGCTTATATGACAAGTAAACCGGTAGTAAGTATAGTTAATACAATAAATAGCAAATCGAAAAACGATCAATATATGAACCAAGATGCGTTTAACTACATATCAGACGCTGTGTCTACTTTAATAAATGATAAGGATAAGTTAGAAGATGCTATAGGGATACAAAATGATTTTATAACTAATACTTTTTTTGAAAGACTGTTAAGAGGAGGTTTTGGATGGGAACCAGAGATAGATACATTAATGGAACATATAGGTATACAGATTGGCAACGGGTATTATTGTGTTGCGGTTATATTAATTTGCGGATATGGTATAAGTGAGATAAAAGATAGAGAGATACTAAAAGAATTAAATTTTAAGATGATAATTGTTAATGAAGTTTTTGGGAAAATACTACAAGATGGTTGTTATATATATAATATAAAAGAAAATATGATTGCGTCTATATTTTCATCTAATATTGATGATGAGGCTGTGATAAAAGACATGGTTTCCAACTCTATTGAAAAAGGAGTATCCATGCTGGCTGATACCTATAAAATAGAAACTAAAGTATCAATAGGTAATATATATAATAATAAGTTGGATATTTATCGATCCTTTTCTGAGGCCATGCAGGGTATATATTTTGCTGTAGAAAAAAGATGTAATTATATAGTATATAGCAAGGATATTCCTGGTGATGACAGCTATTATTATCCAAAAGAAATAAGTAATAAGTTAATAAATTCCACAAAATCAGGAAATCAAGAGGAGGTGGAAAAGACTCTGCTAGATATTTACAAACAAAACAGGATAAAGAGATGGATACCCAATGATATGTTGAAATTGCTTGCTATGGAGATGTATGTAACATTACTTAATATAAAAAAGGATCTTAGTATAAATTATAAAATGATTTCGAATGATATTATTAATATGTTAAATGATATAGAATGTGTAGAAACATTTGAGACATTTTATCAATATTTAATAGATGAATATATTTCTATTTGTGAAATAGTAAATGAATCTAAAAAGAGCTATAATACTCAATTAATAAACTCTATAATTAATTTTATTAAAGTTAACTATTATAATAATGATTTGAGTCTTATTATGGTTGCAGATAATTTTAATCTATCGGAAGTATATCTTTCACAATTTTTTAAGGAGCAAACTTCATATAATTTTTCGGTGTATGTTGAAAATATAAGAATGAACCATGCAAGAGCGCTGTTGAAAAATGAAAATATTTCTGTAAGTGATGTGGCCAAAAAAGTTGGATACAATTCAAGTAGTGCTTTTAAGAGAATGCATGGTATAACTCCTAGAGAATATAGATTTATGAAACCAAAAGGTTGA
- the pdxR gene encoding MocR-like pyridoxine biosynthesis transcription factor PdxR translates to MDVLTYSLDYESKVPLYHQLYSFIKADIQSGSMPFSTKLPSKRKLSSYLRISQNTVQSAYNQLIEEGYIISKERKGYYVNKIDHLQNIYMQPDTSEDYNKRSKMEAKFDFSYHGVDKTTFPYAVWRKLMKETINECDPELLQLGDSLGYYRLRTVIAQYLHQSRGVNCNENQIIISSGTEVLYQTLIQLFDEDTIFGIENPGYEKLNQLFISNRANFKSINIDRNGMIPEEVYKSNANILCITPSHQFPSGEIMPINRRLQILNWANKEGGRYLIEDDYDSEFKYSTRPIPSLQSLDNNEKVIYMGSFSKSLSPTIRISYMVLPPHLMRRYNKNLSYILCPVPIFEQKVLYRFIQDGYFERHLNKMRNIYKKKREVLVKAITELNCGIQILGADAGLHLLIRIPNNMSEEQLIHSALRQGVRVYGISGYYFDKENIGVIPTIMLGYAEISEEEIVKAVKLLHKAWFE, encoded by the coding sequence ATGGATGTTTTAACCTATTCGTTGGATTATGAAAGTAAAGTACCGCTTTATCATCAGCTTTATTCCTTTATTAAGGCGGATATACAATCGGGGAGTATGCCATTTAGTACGAAGCTTCCTTCAAAACGCAAACTCTCATCTTATTTAAGAATAAGTCAAAATACAGTACAGTCAGCCTATAACCAATTAATAGAGGAAGGTTATATAATTTCTAAGGAACGTAAGGGTTATTATGTCAATAAAATAGATCATCTGCAAAATATATACATGCAGCCAGACACCAGCGAAGATTATAATAAAAGGAGCAAAATGGAGGCCAAATTTGATTTTTCCTACCACGGTGTAGACAAGACTACATTTCCCTATGCTGTTTGGCGTAAATTGATGAAAGAGACTATAAATGAGTGCGATCCTGAGTTATTGCAGCTTGGGGATTCATTAGGATATTATCGGCTAAGGACGGTTATAGCTCAGTATCTTCATCAGTCTAGAGGAGTTAATTGTAATGAAAATCAGATAATAATCAGTTCCGGTACAGAAGTACTTTATCAAACTCTAATACAGCTATTTGATGAAGATACTATATTCGGAATTGAAAATCCAGGATATGAAAAATTGAATCAATTATTCATTAGTAATCGTGCAAATTTTAAATCAATCAATATTGACCGTAACGGTATGATACCGGAAGAGGTATATAAGAGCAATGCCAATATTTTATGCATTACCCCTTCTCATCAGTTTCCATCTGGGGAGATTATGCCTATCAATCGGCGTCTTCAAATATTAAACTGGGCGAACAAAGAGGGCGGGAGATATCTTATAGAAGATGATTATGATAGTGAGTTTAAATATAGTACAAGGCCTATTCCTTCATTGCAGAGTTTGGATAACAATGAGAAAGTTATATATATGGGATCATTTTCAAAATCCCTTTCACCCACAATTAGGATAAGTTATATGGTCTTGCCCCCGCATTTGATGAGGCGATATAACAAAAATCTTTCCTATATTTTATGCCCTGTCCCAATCTTTGAGCAAAAGGTTCTTTACCGTTTTATCCAGGATGGATATTTTGAAAGACATCTAAATAAGATGAGAAATATTTATAAGAAGAAGCGAGAAGTACTAGTAAAAGCTATAACAGAATTAAACTGTGGTATTCAAATACTTGGTGCTGATGCTGGGTTGCACCTTTTAATTAGAATACCGAATAACATGTCAGAAGAACAATTAATTCATTCTGCATTACGGCAGGGAGTGAGGGTTTATGGAATATCAGGCTACTATTTTGATAAGGAAAATATCGGAGTAATACCTACTATTATGCTTGGATATGCTGAAATATCGGAGGAGGAGATTGTAAAGGCTGTAAAATTACTTCATAAAGCATGGTTTGAATGA
- the pdxS gene encoding pyridoxal 5'-phosphate synthase lyase subunit PdxS — protein sequence MNNQYKPDKDLAQKLKGGVIMDVTTPEQAKIAEEAGACAVMALERVPADIRRAGGVSRMSDPKIIKEIQRAVSIPVMAKVRIGHFVEAQILQAIGIDFIDESEVLSPADDTFHIDKTKFDVPFVCGARNLGEALRRINEGASMIRTKGEAGTGDIIQAVRHLRLIMQQIRKLQSMREDELFEAAKELQVPYELANYVHANGKLPVVNFAAGGVATPADAALVMQLGAEGVFVGSGIFKSGNPQKRAKAIVETVKNYNNPKLIAELSEDLGEAMVGINEQEIEILMAERGI from the coding sequence TTGAATAATCAATATAAACCGGATAAGGATTTAGCTCAAAAGTTAAAAGGCGGAGTTATAATGGATGTTACAACTCCTGAGCAGGCAAAGATTGCGGAAGAGGCGGGAGCATGTGCCGTTATGGCCTTAGAAAGGGTTCCGGCCGATATCCGAAGGGCTGGTGGAGTATCACGGATGAGCGATCCTAAAATTATTAAGGAGATCCAACGGGCAGTATCAATACCTGTAATGGCAAAGGTTCGTATTGGCCATTTTGTAGAAGCACAGATTCTTCAAGCTATAGGAATAGATTTTATAGATGAAAGTGAAGTACTATCACCGGCAGACGATACGTTCCATATTGATAAAACAAAATTTGATGTTCCTTTTGTATGTGGAGCAAGAAATTTAGGAGAAGCCCTAAGAAGAATCAATGAAGGGGCTTCAATGATTCGCACAAAGGGAGAAGCAGGTACCGGAGATATTATACAGGCAGTGCGTCATCTGAGACTGATTATGCAGCAAATTAGGAAACTTCAAAGTATGAGAGAAGATGAACTCTTTGAGGCAGCTAAGGAACTACAGGTTCCGTATGAATTAGCAAACTATGTACATGCTAATGGTAAATTACCGGTAGTAAATTTTGCCGCTGGTGGAGTAGCAACTCCAGCCGATGCTGCCCTAGTAATGCAGCTGGGAGCTGAAGGGGTATTCGTTGGCTCCGGCATTTTTAAATCAGGTAACCCCCAAAAACGTGCTAAAGCAATTGTAGAAACCGTCAAGAATTATAATAATCCAAAGCTGATTGCTGAATTATCTGAAGACCTCGGAGAAGCCATGGTAGGAATTAATGAACAAGAAATTGAAATTTTAATGGCTGAACGAGGTATATAA
- a CDS encoding lipoate--protein ligase has translation MLVIDNKSTNPYFNLAFEEYILKKVNTDAFMLWINEPAIIVGKNQNTLAQINLEYVKEHNIPVVRRLSGGGAVFHDLGNLNFTFISDNSKDSFVNFGKFTKPIIEVLKNLSIDAQLSGRNDLTIDGRKFSGNAQYIYKDKILHHGTLLFKTNVSKLSSALKVEPSKFKDKGVKSVSSRVTNISEHIKDPMDIQEFKDMILEHILANYDATPYNLSHEDISNIEGLVNEKYGTWEWNFGHSPKYNFRKHGRFKGGSIEIHLNVEKGIIQDIKIYGDFFGKKDIKELEAALAGVKHSFIDIKSVLVSFNIQDFFANITLDEILNLFF, from the coding sequence ATGTTAGTAATAGACAACAAAAGTACAAACCCCTATTTTAATTTAGCTTTTGAAGAATATATACTTAAAAAAGTAAACACCGATGCCTTTATGCTATGGATTAATGAACCTGCCATAATAGTTGGCAAAAACCAAAATACCCTTGCCCAAATCAATCTTGAATACGTAAAAGAGCATAATATACCTGTAGTACGCAGACTTTCAGGGGGAGGTGCGGTATTTCATGATCTGGGTAATTTAAATTTTACATTTATATCGGATAATAGCAAAGATAGTTTTGTAAACTTCGGTAAATTTACCAAACCCATAATAGAGGTATTAAAAAATCTCTCCATAGATGCACAATTATCTGGACGCAATGATTTAACAATCGATGGCAGAAAATTCTCTGGAAATGCCCAGTATATATATAAGGACAAGATACTACATCATGGTACACTCCTATTTAAAACAAATGTATCTAAATTATCAAGTGCCCTTAAGGTAGAACCTTCAAAATTTAAAGATAAGGGAGTAAAATCAGTATCCAGCAGAGTGACCAATATATCTGAACATATTAAAGATCCTATGGATATACAGGAATTTAAAGATATGATACTGGAGCATATCTTGGCTAATTATGATGCCACTCCATATAATCTATCCCATGAAGATATTAGCAATATAGAAGGACTTGTGAATGAAAAATATGGCACATGGGAATGGAACTTCGGACACTCTCCAAAGTATAATTTTAGGAAGCACGGCAGATTTAAAGGTGGTAGCATAGAAATACATCTAAATGTAGAAAAGGGTATAATACAGGATATAAAAATTTATGGAGATTTTTTTGGAAAAAAAGATATAAAAGAACTGGAAGCTGCTTTGGCGGGAGTAAAACATAGCTTTATAGATATAAAAAGCGTACTCGTTTCTTTTAATATACAAGATTTTTTTGCTAATATAACGCTAGATGAAATACTAAATTTGTTTTTCTAG